The following proteins are co-located in the Heteronotia binoei isolate CCM8104 ecotype False Entrance Well chromosome 21, APGP_CSIRO_Hbin_v1, whole genome shotgun sequence genome:
- the LOC132588989 gene encoding zinc finger protein 420-like, with translation MEEQHPGELGGGTISSRGPRRTQAGSGAAELQENTVPVMSFQVMPISDVHCQRFRQFLYREADGPREVCSQLHRLSNRWLKPERRSKKEILDVVVLEQFLAILPLEVQRWVRECRPESSCQAVALAEGFLLSQAEEERPLEQVWGPSVERDAAFPKAEEASLEREQRAQTQEGAQDALSCGSGEMLLSPHVFGGVETGQRPFSFEEVSVRFTPAEWALLDPGQRTLYREVMRENYCSVISLNRSVRETLVEIDKSLASEERLEGFSGGSQEHVSFPKEVTDTEDDQKNEEGDELDQQLPEGVKNEDLRENIRSRGRPKRMKVRHIVEKRDVRWRILHFPNQRIMEASTSIQCGKYFKSRSELLVHQRTHRGEKRFGHLQEHRKSHTGEKPFERSECKKRFTRRSILQSHQRTHIGEKPFECSECKKRFTRRRILQSHQRTHTGEKPFECSECGKRFSQSGHLKSHQRTHTGEKPFECSECGKRFSQSASLQSHQRTHTGEKPFECSECAKRFSHSASLQRHHRTHTRDKPFECSECGKRFSQSASLQRHQRTHTGEKPFECTECGKRFSHSASLQSHQRTHTGEKPFECSECGKRFGHSASLQSHQRTHTGEKPFECSECGKRFGHSASLQSHQRTHTGEKPFECSECGKRFSRSASLQRHHRTHTGQKPFECSECGKRFSHSASLQRHHRTHTRDKPFECSECAKRFSYSSILQNHQRTHTGEKPFECSECGKRFSQSGHLQSHQRTHTREKPFECSECGKRFSHKCGKRFSRSASLQRHHRTHTGQKPFECSECGKRFSHSASLQRHHRTHTRDKPFECSECAKRFSYSSILQNHQRTHTGEKPFECSECGKRFSQSGHLQSHQRTHTREKPFECSECGKRVSHSSIL, from the exons atggaagagcagcacCCAGGAGAACTTGGAGGTGGCACGATATCGAGCAGAGGCCCCCGTCGCACCCAAGCTGGGAGTGGTGCTGCTGAATTACAGGAAAACACTGTGCCAGTTATGTCTTTCCAGGTCATGCCTATCTCAGACGTGCATTGCCAACGCTTCCGGCAGTTCCTCTACCGAGAGGcggatgggccccgagaggtttgcagccagctccatcgaCTCAGCAACcgctggctgaagccagagaggcgcTCCAAAAAGGAGATCCTGGACGTGGtggtcctggagcagttcctcgCCATCCTGCCCCTGGAAGTGCAACGCTGGGTGAGAGAATGTCGgccagagagcagctgccaggcggtggccttggctgaaggcttcctgctgagtcaggcCGAGGAGGAGAGGCCGTTagagcag GTGTGGGGACCATCCGTGGAGAGAGATGCAGCATTCCCCAAGGCGGAAGAAGCTTCCCTGGAACGAGAGCAGAGGGCGCAGacccaggagggtgcccaagatgccctctcctgtg GTAGcggagagatgctgttgagtcCTCATGTGTTTGGGGGTGTGGAAACAGGCCAG cgTCCCTTTTCATTTGAGGAGGTGTCTGTCCGTTTCACTCCAGCagaatgggccctgctggatccgggccagagaactctctacagggaagtcatgcgggaGAACTATTGCAGCGTCATCTCTCTGA ACCGAAGTGTAAGAGAGACGTTGGTGGAGATAGACAAGAGTCTCGCATCTGAAGAAAGGCTGGAGGGTTTCTCAGGAGGATCCCAAGAACATGTTTCCTTCCCAAAGGAGGTTACTGACA cagaggatgatcagaagAATGAAGAGGGTGATGAACTTGATCAGCAGTTGCCAGAAGGAGTTAAGAATGAGGACTTGAGAGAAAACATCAGGAGTCGAGGCAGACCTAAGAGAATGAAAGTCAGGCATATAGTTGAGAAAAGAGATGTAAGATGGCGTATTTTACATTTTCCAAATCAGAGAATAATGGAGGCAAGTACATCCATTCAATGTGGAAAGTATTTCAAAAGTAGATCAGagctccttgtgcaccaaagaacccacagagGCGAGAAACGCTTTGGCCATCTTCAAGAACATAGAAaaagccacacaggggagaaaccttttgaacgcTCAGAGTGTAAAAAGAGATTCACTCGCCGTAGCAttcttcaaagccatcagagaacccacataggggagaaaccttttgaatgctcagagtgtaaaaAGAGATTCACTCGCCGTAGGAttcttcaaagccatcagagaacccacacaggggagaaaccttttgaatgctcagagtgtggaaagagattcagtcagagtggccatcttaaaagccatcagagaacccacacaggggagaaaccttttgaatgctcagagtgtggaaagagattcagtcaaagtgccagtcttcaaagccatcagagaacccacaccggggagaaaccttttgaatgctcagagtgtgcaaagagattcagtcacagtgccagtcttcaaaggcatcatagaacccacaccagggataaaccttttgaatgctcagagtgtggaaagagattcagtcaaagtgccagtcttcaaaggcatcagagaacccacacaggggagaagccttttgaatgcacagagtgtggaaagagattcagtcacagtgccagtcttcaaagccatcagagaacccacacaggggagaagccttttgaatgctcagagtgtggaaagagattcggtcacagtgccagtcttcaaagccatcagagaacccacacaggggagaagccttttgaatgctcagagtgtggaaagagattcggtcacagtgccagtcttcaaagccatcagagaacccacacaggggagaaaccttttgaatgctcagagtgtggaaagagattcagtcgcagtgccagtcttcaaaggcatcatagaacccacacagggcagaaaccttttgaatgttcagagtgtggaaagagattcagtcacagtgccagtcttcaaaggcatcatagaacccacaccagggataaaccttttgaatgctcagagtgtgcaaagagattcagttaCAGTAGCATTCTTCAaaaccatcagagaacccacacaggggagaagccttttgaatgctcagagtgtggaaagagattcagtcagagtggccatcttcaaagtcatcaaagaacccacacaagggagaaaccttttgaatgctcagagtgtggaaagagattcagtcaca agtgtggaaagagattcagtcgcagtgccagtcttcaaaggcatcatagaacccacacagggcagaaaccttttgaatgttcagagtgtggaaagagattcagtcacagtgccagtcttcaaaggcatcatagaacccacaccagggataaaccttttgaatgctcagagtgtgcaaagagattcagttaCAGTAGCATTCTTCAaaaccatcagagaacccacacaggggagaagccttttgaatgctcagagtgtggaaagagattcagtcagagtggccatcttcaaagtcatcaaagaacccacacaagggagaaaccttttgaatgctcagagtgtggaaagagagtCAGTCACAGTAGCATTCTTtaa